Part of the Zingiber officinale cultivar Zhangliang chromosome 8A, Zo_v1.1, whole genome shotgun sequence genome, ctctatcataactaggagttgattaaaataattaacctaagtttaattaaaaaaattgaaatccgACACCACTCGCGAGCCTGCATGACTTCGGCGCTGTCGCGGGGTTGCATGACCAGCCATGGTCACAGGGATTGCGTGACTCCTTCGGCGCGACCACGTTGGTCGTGCGTCCCCTTTGCAGTGACCGCAGGGTCGCACGATACCTCCGCGGTGACAACGGAAGGATTATGCAACCCCTCCGCTACTGTTGCAGGATTGAGCGACCCCTCCGCTGTAACCACGGGGTCATGCAACACGTCGCACCTGTCATGGGTCTGGTGCGGGGGTCGTGCCGGTGTCGGTCGCCAAGCGGAACGAGACGTTTCGACCGTTTCGGCATGACACTTtaaatcatgaaaaaaaaattaatattttttaaataaatattattagaaatatttaattttattagttatagtAAAAGGTGGAATTTGCCACCCTAACAACCCAACACGTTCGACTTTATAAGCATTTGTAaggagataaatcgggaagctGCAGTTGGTCACTGCTGGGAGAGCATTTTTTTTGGTTTTGTCGAGATTCGACACCTTGCCCATTGTAGCAATATCTATTATGTATTAGTCAACTCAACTATGTCTCTTGGGcaacatttatttttattagtaaaatttaaaagggcAATTTCATATATTGCCAATGATTATTTATACAATTGGAAGCAGTGGTCAACTAAGCAATAATTTTATCTTATGtcaaacctaaaaaataaaaaatattttatattaactaatttagaaacaagtaataaattattgtaatactattaatatacattttaattacaatttttgttttaaaaaaaatatcaattatttttaACTTCGAGGAAGGAAAGTCTTGACATAGCGGTAAAATTATTGTGTGACCTAGAGGAAATAGATTTGAGTACTAGATATAGTCACTACTTATAATATACTCTTCCTCGAAATCTCTTATTGATGGGAGCTTCGTGAACTAAACTgtctttttatcaattttaactttgataaattattaataaaatttatttagtcaaaaatatttagcTAGAAAATATCGACGGTGAATTATTAAAaaagtgaaagaaaaataaaatttaagaaagaaataatattACAATATAAATATgcttttaattttgaaaagtatttttataaaaacatattaattaagtataatcaataaatatttttaatttattaacaaaatttaattttgattaataaattaaattttcaacaataaaaaatttaaaattactaattaaattttaataaaaaataaaaataaattaccaaccaaatctaattttaatagtaaaaaattaaaattatcaattaaatctaacacgagtaaaaaaaaataaaaaccatccagatttaatctataaaaaatttaaaaattttgaccaaatatagtttagctagtaaaaaattaaaactaccgATAAAAATAAATCtcgactaaaatttattttaactataattttaaatatttaatatctaaactcatatgtttttaaattaatattcatatttaatttatatatatatatatataatttgtggGCCCCAATATAAtaggggccctaggcataggtcttaatggcctatgccttgagccggCCCTGGATACATGGCCCCTGCGTACGGATCACTGATAATACCAGAAATCTAGCATCTCATGATttcaacataatttttaaaaaaaatcttataaataTATCATAGGATCTAACTATGAATGCTTAGGTAGGATATTACTAGCTTACACGCTTGGAGACAAATTCAAGTTCATCTTCTTGTAAACGAAAGCATTCATGTTAGTTGCTGGCTTTTTATTTGTtgtgaattttttaaatatattaaattttatataaaaggtAGTAAATCAAATCGTagactatttttaaaatatatatttgccTAAAAATAATCGAATACTAATCTTCTTTTCTCTAATACCGCTAAATATATATTTGTGAAGAAAACATTTCGATGAATGATATATAAGTTGAGGTATTATAATTCGATAGCATTCAATTTCATCTCTACGATCAGCAGATTTCACTTTATTAACTTAGAGTCAAACAAGCGATGATATTTTAAACGACAACCTTCAGTTGCCATTATATTTGTATAAGTGATGCGAATGTAGCTAGCTCAATGATAATGTTAAGGGATGAAGGAAAATTAAGAACGAGTGTATCCATGAAGTAAAATCATACACATTAATCACCTTGATAAATTTTGGTAACTGTTGGATGTATATCAACATATTCTTCTAGGTACTAAACGAGAGACAAAATTGGTAAAGTGGTTAACAATTTGACAGCAGAGATACCTCATTGCCCACTGAGGTAGATGATCATTAAACCACAAGGCCATGGagattacaaaaaaaaaactccATTCCATGCTCATATCGGGAGTTCTATTAACAATCTACCTCTACCGGAGTGGTTTGTGACTTTCCGACTTAAGTGCTATAGCAAGCCTCGACTAAAATCGTATGCACTCAGCAAAGCCTTCGAATGAGGATTTGGATATCTAAGAGTTGGACCATTCCCATATGAGTTCGTAAGGTCGGGGTAAATCCTCCTCCATCTTTGGCTTCTCTTCTGCTGGAAGACATAAGTTTGAGTTTCTTCTGAAAACAGCAATTTGGGAAGCAAAACCAGGCTCCACGTCGGCTAATCCACCCACCCCACTGAATTCAACATGGTAGTTATGCCTGGCCGAAAGGTCAATGGCCCAGTGCTCGAACTGCTCCCTCGTCCACTCGAACCTGTGGTCGTGGTTGCGGAACTTGCATGGTGTTGTTTTCTCTTCCATAGTTGGTGCAGCTGACCTCTGCAGAATGGGATTGTATTCGTAGTTGGGTGTCGAAACGATCAGTATTCTAGGACAGAAAGTGCCTAATGCGATATTGCCAAACAGAGATGCTTGATCTTCATCCATATGCTCAATTACCTGCATTCAAATAATTCGATGGATAAGAGATTATGCAGCTAATAGTCAAGACACCAGCTAAATAGTAGCGGTTAATCATTAATATAAGCATTCTATTGTCAGCTATAATTTTACTTGTTCGGACTATTTTCCATTTGCTCAACATTTTCATCATCCTTGGGATCGTTCTtctaatacaacaacaacaaccaagctttttcccactaggtggggtcggctgtatgaatatACTTCAAAAATGAACAACATGATCAAGAAATTCCATCCGAATACAGATACAGTGAGTCCTAATTACTGCATATTATGTTGGTCCCATCTCATAATGACAAGAACAGTGAAGAGAAAACCTCTATGTCAGCTCACCGAATCTAAACTCAACAGGATGTGTCTTACGTAATTTTTGTCTCatgaaaaatttaaaatggaGGAATCTAAATATTTAGTACCTCTAAGCAAGTGCCAATATCAAATCCAAAAACATGGGAGTCGGGAACTGTGATTGATCCATAATAAAGAACAGCATGTTTGATGCTTGACATGCCTGAAATTTGACTTAGCTTTTGGTGAATAATCTGGAAATTGGAAAAACCAGAAAGTTTAAGTGACTGGAAATACAATCGACAGAGAAAGATGAAAAACATTCTTAAAGTTCAAACTTGAGCATGACATTCGTATACACTACTAGAATCTGAAAAGACTTTCACAGTTTGTGTCCATAAATTCAGCTTGTATAGACAGCGACAACAGACATAACGTGATACCTTTGCAGCGCGTGTTAGGCCCTTTCGAGAGATATCCACGCCAACAATCTTCTCTAAAGACGTTGCATGATCCAACAAAGAATCAAGAAGGCTACCAGATCCGCATCCAAAATCCACCTTCATTAGGAAATACTGTCAAATCTTTTATTATGGAAAACAAAAGGATGTTAACTTGCACAAGCATTAAAATTTGAAAACCTTGACAAGAAAAGGGAACATAGTAAAGTAGTACCAAAGTGGCAGCACTCGACTCGTTAATGTGCTTAACTGCAAACATAACCCGCTGCTTCGAAAGAGAAGGATTGAAAAACGCTTGTTCCATTCTGTCTTCCAATGGTTCAGCTACCCGTAAAACCTTCAGCGTGTACTCCAACAAGCAGTTGTCTATGATAAGTATAACAAATTTTGGTCGTCACTAAAGAAGTTTGACAATATAGATGTCATGTTATGACTCCAAGTAAGATCAATAATGTAATTACATCCATTCTTGGAGTGAAAAGGTAGAGGTAAAAATAAGAAgggaaattatattttaaatattgaaaaaattataaaaatgaagATAGTATGAATAGGGACAAAATAGCTAAAATCGAGACAACAATTATAAACTTAGCAAAGTGAGGAAACTGTATCATAAGTTTGATTGGAATCTAGGAATTAAGAACGTGGAGGAAACTATTTATTGGATTGCGAAGGCTACAGATAGGAGATATAGAGACTTAGGCAATGTTAAATGcataaaagattaaaaaaaaaacaatttgacaaaaatgcaattaaataagatGAAATCAAAGTTTGATACACTGTTTAATGATTCAATGGATAATTTAATTCTGAAAATTAAAAACTATGGTAGATTTGAGAAATATAGCTTTGTTCCTAATGATAGATCATGtgatcttaaattttttttttaaagaaaatcacAGCACGTGAAAAAGTGCAGATTTACTTGATATTCCTATTGAAGTTTGTGATCAAGGTGTAATTCAGGTAACTAAGTCggtcaataaaaaataataataataagatgcCTGAAGAATGGAGAAAAGACTTGGTGCCTATTTATAAGAAGAAAGATGACGTACAATATTATTCTAATTATTGAAGTATCAAGTTGATGAGGCAtgctttgaaattttgaaaagaattatcAAGAGAACAATAGAAGGTGAGAGTAACACTTCCAGATCAATTTAGTTTCATATCTGGAAGAATAACCAtagaaattatttatttaataagacAACTAAAAAATGTATATTTATAGATAAAAAGGATTTCCATTGATTTTTATTGATCAGAAAAAGATGATAATAGAATTTCAAGACAACTATTTTAATGCATTTTGGAACAGATCGGAACATCTAATTATATTGATGTGAAAAATATGTGCAATAATGTTGTTACAGCTACTAGAAGTTATCTGGGATCCATTATTCAACATGAAAGAAAATTGTTGAAGATGTAATTAAtaggattaaaaaaataaatgatcCTTTTAGGAAATAACATATCCAAGAATTTAATATAGAAGAGATTAGAAAGCTAAGATGAATGTGTTAAGTTACTGGAAAAGATAAAACAAAATACTAATATTCAATATTAGGTGAAACTCCAGTGAGAGACTATATGTTACCAATCTAAAATAGTTGGCCTGATGGCTTGATGATTATGGTGATGATGATGATTGTTGACAAAAGAATTACAACTACAGAAAAAGGCTTAGAACTCACGAAGAGGCATTTCTAATAGATGTTTAGCAGTCTCGCCTGCTGCAACCAATATAACATCTCTAGAAGGAATGTCTGTAACAAATTGTGCAGTTTGGTTGACAGACAACTGAGTAACACATGCTTCAATCTGGTAAATTACAGCACCAGTCCCTACCTCAAACTCAAACTCATCTTTACTTTCTAAATAATATTTTTCAGGATCTCCTATCTTCACCAGTGCAACGGCACAACCAATACAAATCAAAGATCCATGTAATGGGAATATACCAGACTCTAGACCATCAATACTTAACATAACCATTCCATTCTCCAGTTTTCTGTCAGGATGATTCTTGCAGAATGACTCCAGTGAACTATTTTCAAGGCAGTAATTCTGCTTCAGTCCTAAGGTAGATAGATACAAAGAAAATTCCTTGCGGACATTTTCCACACTCACAGTAATACCATGAGCAGATCCAAAAGAGGATAATGTCTCAACAGGAATATCTAATTGTTTAAAATACTTATCAAACCAAAGAAGAACTCTTAGTGCAGAAGAGTGAATGACATCAGATTCTTTCCTGTTAGTATCAGCAAAAGAACCCTCAAGTATTAATTGCATTTTTCTCGACAGGATCTTTACTTTGCATCTGAAAATATCAGAATTATCCAGGTTCCTGTGGCCAACATCAAGTCGATCTCCTCCTATTTTATCAATTACTTCAGTTGAGCTCAGTGGACTAGATGTCACTAGAGTATGTGATACAGAAGATTCTGTGTCATTACTTGTAACAGAGAAAACAGGCTCCAGTAACCTATGTTGATGACAAAATGCACTGAGAAGATCTTTTGGGGTAGGACCCCTCCAATTTGAACGCCCAGTGTATTCAGTGGGTAACTCAGATACAAGAATTGCCTCTCTGGATAACTTGTAATACCCATCAGGGACCTTAGCAAGAAGCATTCTGAAAAACCAAAATCAGTACAATATATTCTAAAGAATAATGATACTTTGTTGGAGAGACTGAATATAAATAAAAGCCAATTTTACATCCCCCAGAAAGTCATATGACAACAAAACAAGCTAGTAGTTATTAAAGAAAAATGAAACCTGGTGTCGATAGCAGATCACAAGCATAGTTTAAATAGCAGAATGGAGTAAAGGTCACAAAAGAGATATCAGGAACATGTGCAAATAAACAAATGGTCAACAAAAATTGGAATCTCATCTACCCAAATGATGCCAGTATTATATAACATGTCGAAATGATGGCTGAAGTCTGATGATTTTGGTTTAAACCCATAACATTTACCCATATAGATAAGTTCAGCCATATTCATGTAAATTGCTGATTTTGAAAAAGTGTAGTCAAGATATAGATTCTCTAACACCATATGATGCAAATTTAGCTACTAAAAAACTAAAGAAAATTTAGACAGGAGAAAAAGAATGAAACATGTAACAgaacaagaatgaaaaagaagCATCTGGTAAGCAAGACAAACCTATAATAAGAACAGATAGAGACATTTTCATGGTATAGACTGGTGGTCTTCCATGAGTATCCAATATTAGCTAAGATGGCATTTCCATAAATATATTGCCCTGAGAGATATGAAGCCCTTTGATTTAGCATCAACTCAACATTTCCTCTTGTGCGTCTATATAGATATGATGAGGCCTCACAGTAAGGAACGTGTGGCAAAGGGAAGTATAACTTCAGCTCAGAAGAAGCCTTGCCAACTGTCCTGAAATAGCAAAAATCTACGTAAGCAAGATTATCTATCATTAATATGCCAACTCTTGAAAAAAGGTATCGAAACTAGAAAAAACAATTTGCAGTATGTTTCAAACCTTGAGACAAGAATTTGAGAAGAATCCCTAACATTCAACTTCTGAGCAATTAAATCAAGGTAGTAATTATCATCAGAGACATCAAGAGTAAGTGGTTCAACATTTTCCTCGATGGAGCAGGGAATATGTAGTGATTGTATTTTTGTAAACCCAAGAGAATCTGAATCACAACTATTTACAGATGCTATAGTCTCAGGAGAATATGGAACTTTCTTCCAAATCCATAGTCCATCATCAGCAGTACACAATTCAGATGATTTTCTGGCAGCATTGAAAATAAGTGATGAAACCAAAAGAGGATCTGATTCTGCTTTACAGATAATGATTTTGCAAAGGTTATTAACCTTCACATCACATGAGGCAATGGCAGATATGGGAATCATACCAAAATGTTCTCTATTTGCTTTAAGTGCGACACCAAAATGCCCAATTAATGGATGAGATGATGAAAGGAACTGTCATAAGTTGTAAAATGTGTTAGTAGCTATAGACTCCAGATCCATGAAGAGAATGATAatgttaatgatttttttttaacatacatTCAAAGGGATTAACAGTTCACAGAAAGAAAAtcatagaaaaaaaaagaaatttagtcAACACCTAATAAATGAGTATATATCAAGAAAAAACAGAACGGTTCAGGGAAGATGATACCAAGCATTTCATACATTGTTTACAAGTTACATAATTGACCTATTCAAcaaattattcaaatttgatataAAATTACAGTAATTTACATAGCAAGAAAAATGGAACATATGATGGGACTTTCTTTTTAGCAATTACCAAAAAAAAGGCATTATTCAggagaaaatttaaatataacaAATGAAATCGAACCTACAAGAGAAATGATGGACTAAACTAGGGAACTAATAATGGCATGACAGCAATATTAATTTCTTACTCTCCAATCTGACTAAGACTACAATCAGGATGATGGGGCAAAATGAGTGagtcaccttttgccacaagATGACCAGGCAAAACAAATTGTGCTAATCCTATAGTGGTCATGGAAATATTGTTTGATTAGGATTCTAAAAGGCAGTAAAGAGAAAAATCAAAGTGATTTTAAGTAAAGAAGAACGGGGATTATGCTATATCATTCAGCAATGTGATTGGTTTGCTATTTTTCACATAAGTGATAGTGCATGTGCCACTATATAAGCTTCATTCAGAGTCAAAATTAGCATGATACTAACATATATAATCAGCATACTTAGTATGATACTAACATACATAATCAGCATACTTCTTGCAACCCAGAACAATTTTTAGATAAATTATGTTCTACGAAATTGCAAGGTTGTTCTGGCAAAAatacaaacataaaaaaatgTGGTCCACAGCTTACCCCATCAGTGAAAAAGCCAGAGATACGTTCAACTAATTCTTTTGATGCTTCCTCTGGAGTGGAATCACTTGTTGAAGGCTGAATATGCAGCTGCTAAGAACCAATAGTTAAACACAAAAACATCAAATAGCTAGATAAAGAAGCTTGTGTATCATCTGACAAACCTCTTCAGAACAAATTATAACACAAAACATATGCAAGAATACCTTTTTCCAACCATCAATAAATAGAATTCACAGAAATAAGGAAACGCAGCATAAGGCATATTATGGTAAAATGTTTTACCATGTATTATTACTATTATATAGAGCAGTGCTATCACAATCTTAGGACGCATTTAATTATCAAGAATAACACATAAATTTGCATGGTACATGCATAAGAGAACAGGAATAAGATGAGGTTTTACATAGTTTTCACCCCCAAGGCTGTCTATGTAGGAGAATAAATGCGATAAAATGAAACAACCAAATCAGTATATGAAACATTCACAGATTTAAGTTCACTATTTATGGTAATCAATGAATGACATTTCTACGCTAAATGAAACATTCTAGATCGCCAAAATGACTCTCATTAGTTTTTGATTGGGTAGTTAAGTTCACTATTTATGGTAATCAATGAATGGCATTTCTACACTAAATGAAACATTCTCAATCACCAAAATGACTCTCATTAGTTGTTTATTGGGTAACTCAATTTTTTTATGAAGAAACTATAAATTCATCTCAGTGTATTGAGGCCTATTACTAACTTGGCATACACTCTGTATAAAACATGCTTATTCTCACACTGAAAGATGTCTTTTTATTGCTGTAAGtctgaaaaaagaaaaatatctggAGGAAAGGAGGAAACAACAGCAAGACTGAACATACAGAATGGAAAGAATATAGCATGAAAGAAAATGTTGGGTATTTTATATAAATGGTTATGACATATAAGTGTCCTGCTCATTATAGATGTCACAATACCAACACAAAAGAACAACATTTAAGAATTTAGACTTTCAAATGTATACATAATCTTGTCAACAGAGGGCATACAGAGATGGAATGTAATCGGTTCCAAGTTGGGTAGGCATAAAAATAGGGCAGCACTCAGCTGTTGAAGTAGTTCAAGTTAAGAAGGCATCTATGCAGAGAAGAAAAACATATGGAAAAGGTGGAATCTATCTAAACATAGTAGCATCTTCAAATCTTTCAATTAAAcaaatcaaaaataataatacttAGGTGCCATGTCACTGTGCCCCAATAAAACTATTTAGGTTTAACATAATAAATCCATGTTATTATTAagcacaagaaaaaaaatatctgaATAAATATAACACAAGAAACGTGATTAAAGACAATCTTGGAATGATATGGAAGATCCTTTAAATTGATATGATGGACTATAACTttcttgtttttcataataagataGATAATGAAAGAAGTTAGATTTAATAAAAGCCCTTGCGCAACCATAGGTTTTTTTCTTCTCATCCCCTTAAGTCATTGTTATTCGAAGTTGATCCTCAAAACTTCATTGTCAAATAGTGGTCACGTCCTCACAATACAACCATGAGAAAGAACTCACGACCAGTATTCTCCTGTCACATGATCAAggaaaataataaatcaaaacattCTAAGTATTCATGGGTTTTTAGAGCTAAGCCACATAAGCTTAATTCTCTCGTCACTCTGTTTACGACTCCTCCAAGCATCAATCTAACAAATAGCTGTGTAGTTTTATTGAATGAAATTATCAACATAAAATGATGACGCAAGTTATCTAAATGAGCATAGAGAATTGCCATACTTTTTCAACAGCAATTCTTGCAGCAGACTGCTCAGCATCTTTCTTTCTACTGAATGGTTCAGAAGTAACAGAGAGACCTGGTAGATCCAGATGACACCGATATAAAATCTTTGCCTGCTGTGGAATGGTCAATCCAGGGCAACCATTCTCAACATCTTCCTTTACTTCCTCAATCCTATAATTTGCAGAACTACCAAATTTCTGATGAATCACAGCCTTAGGTGTAATTACTGGTCGTTTTATGGAAAGCCCTGGTTGTTCTGGATATTCCATAATAACCTTGATTTTTTTATCACAACCATAAATATTCTCAAGTTAGTGACAAACCAAACTAGTAGTTCCCAGGTAAACATCCAAACAAACCAAACTTCATCACCA contains:
- the LOC122009385 gene encoding small RNA 2'-O-methyltransferase-like isoform X3, producing MAESLLPSQVIMEYPEQPGLSIKRPVITPKAVIHQKFGSSANYRIEEVKEDVENGCPGLTIPQQAKILYRCHLDLPGLSVTSEPFSRKKDAEQSAARIAVEKQLHIQPSTSDSTPEEASKELVERISGFFTDGFLSSSHPLIGHFGVALKANREHFGMIPISAIASCDVKVNNLCKIIICKAESDPLLVSSLIFNAARKSSELCTADDGLWIWKKVPYSPETIASVNSCDSDSLGFTKIQSLHIPCSIEENVEPLTLDVSDDNYYLDLIAQKLNVRDSSQILVSRTVGKASSELKLYFPLPHVPYCEASSYLYRRTRGNVELMLNQRASYLSGQYIYGNAILANIGYSWKTTSLYHENVSICSYYRMLLAKVPDGYYKLSREAILVSELPTEYTGRSNWRGPTPKDLLSAFCHQHRLLEPVFSVTSNDTESSVSHTLVTSSPLSSTEVIDKIGGDRLDVGHRNLDNSDIFRCKVKILSRKMQLILEGSFADTNRKESDVIHSSALRVLLWFDKYFKQLDIPVETLSSFGSAHGITVSVENVRKEFSLYLSTLGLKQNYCLENSSLESFCKNHPDRKLENGMVMLSIDGLESGIFPLHGSLICIGCAVALVKIGDPEKYYLESKDEFEFEVGTGAVIYQIEACVTQLSVNQTAQFVTDIPSRDVILVAAGETAKHLLEMPLHNCLLEYTLKVLRVAEPLEDRMEQAFFNPSLSKQRVMFAVKHINESSAATLVDFGCGSGSLLDSLLDHATSLEKIVGVDISRKGLTRAAKIIHQKLSQISGMSSIKHAVLYYGSITVPDSHVFGFDIGTCLEVIEHMDEDQASLFGNIALGTFCPRILIVSTPNYEYNPILQRSAAPTMEEKTTPCKFRNHDHRFEWTREQFEHWAIDLSARHNYHVEFSGVGGLADVEPGFASQIAVFRRNSNLCLPAEEKPKMEEDLPRPYELIWEWSNS
- the LOC122009385 gene encoding small RNA 2'-O-methyltransferase-like isoform X5, which translates into the protein MIPISAIASCDVKVNNLCKIIICKAESDPLLVSSLIFNAARKSSELCTADDGLWIWKKVPYSPETIASVNSCDSDSLGFTKIQSLHIPCSIEENVEPLTLDVSDDNYYLDLIAQKLNVRDSSQILVSRTVGKASSELKLYFPLPHVPYCEASSYLYRRTRGNVELMLNQRASYLSGQYIYGNAILANIGYSWKTTSLYHENVSICSYYRMLLAKVPDGYYKLSREAILVSELPTEYTGRSNWRGPTPKDLLSAFCHQHRLLEPVFSVTSNDTESSVSHTLVTSSPLSSTEVIDKIGGDRLDVGHRNLDNSDIFRCKVKILSRKMQLILEGSFADTNRKESDVIHSSALRVLLWFDKYFKQLDIPVETLSSFGSAHGITVSVENVRKEFSLYLSTLGLKQNYCLENSSLESFCKNHPDRKLENGMVMLSIDGLESGIFPLHGSLICIGCAVALVKIGDPEKYYLESKDEFEFEVGTGAVIYQIEACVTQLSVNQTAQFVTDIPSRDVILVAAGETAKHLLEMPLHNCLLEYTLKVLRVAEPLEDRMEQAFFNPSLSKQRVMFAVKHINESSAATLVDFGCGSGSLLDSLLDHATSLEKIVGVDISRKGLTRAAKIIHQKLSQISGMSSIKHAVLYYGSITVPDSHVFGFDIGTCLEVIEHMDEDQASLFGNIALGTFCPRILIVSTPNYEYNPILQRSAAPTMEEKTTPCKFRNHDHRFEWTREQFEHWAIDLSARHNYHVEFSGVGGLADVEPGFASQIAVFRRNSNLCLPAEEKPKMEEDLPRPYELIWEWSNS
- the LOC122009385 gene encoding small RNA 2'-O-methyltransferase-like isoform X4, with translation MEYPEQPGLSIKRPVITPKAVIHQKFGSSANYRIEEVKEDVENGCPGLTIPQQAKILYRCHLDLPGLSVTSEPFSRKKDAEQSAARIAVEKQLHIQPSTSDSTPEEASKELVERISGFFTDGFLSSSHPLIGHFGVALKANREHFGMIPISAIASCDVKVNNLCKIIICKAESDPLLVSSLIFNAARKSSELCTADDGLWIWKKVPYSPETIASVNSCDSDSLGFTKIQSLHIPCSIEENVEPLTLDVSDDNYYLDLIAQKLNVRDSSQILVSRTVGKASSELKLYFPLPHVPYCEASSYLYRRTRGNVELMLNQRASYLSGQYIYGNAILANIGYSWKTTSLYHENVSICSYYRMLLAKVPDGYYKLSREAILVSELPTEYTGRSNWRGPTPKDLLSAFCHQHRLLEPVFSVTSNDTESSVSHTLVTSSPLSSTEVIDKIGGDRLDVGHRNLDNSDIFRCKVKILSRKMQLILEGSFADTNRKESDVIHSSALRVLLWFDKYFKQLDIPVETLSSFGSAHGITVSVENVRKEFSLYLSTLGLKQNYCLENSSLESFCKNHPDRKLENGMVMLSIDGLESGIFPLHGSLICIGCAVALVKIGDPEKYYLESKDEFEFEVGTGAVIYQIEACVTQLSVNQTAQFVTDIPSRDVILVAAGETAKHLLEMPLHNCLLEYTLKVLRVAEPLEDRMEQAFFNPSLSKQRVMFAVKHINESSAATLVDFGCGSGSLLDSLLDHATSLEKIVGVDISRKGLTRAAKIIHQKLSQISGMSSIKHAVLYYGSITVPDSHVFGFDIGTCLEVIEHMDEDQASLFGNIALGTFCPRILIVSTPNYEYNPILQRSAAPTMEEKTTPCKFRNHDHRFEWTREQFEHWAIDLSARHNYHVEFSGVGGLADVEPGFASQIAVFRRNSNLCLPAEEKPKMEEDLPRPYELIWEWSNS
- the LOC122009385 gene encoding small RNA 2'-O-methyltransferase-like isoform X2 translates to MRKRWGDPFNTASITNKSISGKHFPCFEIFEIGANPSVSVEEFPQPSETVIMEYPEQPGLSIKRPVITPKAVIHQKFGSSANYRIEEVKEDVENGCPGLTIPQQAKILYRCHLDLPGLSVTSEPFSRKKDAEQSAARIAVEKLHIQPSTSDSTPEEASKELVERISGFFTDGFLSSSHPLIGHFGVALKANREHFGMIPISAIASCDVKVNNLCKIIICKAESDPLLVSSLIFNAARKSSELCTADDGLWIWKKVPYSPETIASVNSCDSDSLGFTKIQSLHIPCSIEENVEPLTLDVSDDNYYLDLIAQKLNVRDSSQILVSRTVGKASSELKLYFPLPHVPYCEASSYLYRRTRGNVELMLNQRASYLSGQYIYGNAILANIGYSWKTTSLYHENVSICSYYRMLLAKVPDGYYKLSREAILVSELPTEYTGRSNWRGPTPKDLLSAFCHQHRLLEPVFSVTSNDTESSVSHTLVTSSPLSSTEVIDKIGGDRLDVGHRNLDNSDIFRCKVKILSRKMQLILEGSFADTNRKESDVIHSSALRVLLWFDKYFKQLDIPVETLSSFGSAHGITVSVENVRKEFSLYLSTLGLKQNYCLENSSLESFCKNHPDRKLENGMVMLSIDGLESGIFPLHGSLICIGCAVALVKIGDPEKYYLESKDEFEFEVGTGAVIYQIEACVTQLSVNQTAQFVTDIPSRDVILVAAGETAKHLLEMPLHNCLLEYTLKVLRVAEPLEDRMEQAFFNPSLSKQRVMFAVKHINESSAATLVDFGCGSGSLLDSLLDHATSLEKIVGVDISRKGLTRAAKIIHQKLSQISGMSSIKHAVLYYGSITVPDSHVFGFDIGTCLEVIEHMDEDQASLFGNIALGTFCPRILIVSTPNYEYNPILQRSAAPTMEEKTTPCKFRNHDHRFEWTREQFEHWAIDLSARHNYHVEFSGVGGLADVEPGFASQIAVFRRNSNLCLPAEEKPKMEEDLPRPYELIWEWSNS